One Campylobacter pinnipediorum subsp. caledonicus genomic window carries:
- a CDS encoding (Fe-S)-binding protein — MSKKVYLYSTCLGSATMGRTLVSAIKLLQREGIEVIYKKDQTCCGQPSYNTGYFEESKKIALYNADLFKGDYPILVPSGSCTGVMKHDYLELFHGDKNEEKIKEFSSRVVELSVYLDQVLGVKYEDKGEPVKITWHSNCHALRVAKSIDSSKNLLKQLSNVELVELKYEEECCGFGGTFSVKEPEISHAMAIEKMNDINNAGVKYLVSADGGCMLNIYGTLKRQKSDVKLIHLYDFLLNRIQGEAL; from the coding sequence ATGAGTAAAAAAGTTTATCTTTATTCTACTTGTCTTGGTTCTGCTACTATGGGTAGAACCTTGGTAAGTGCTATAAAGTTACTTCAAAGAGAGGGTATTGAGGTGATCTATAAAAAAGATCAAACCTGTTGCGGACAACCTAGTTATAATACAGGGTATTTTGAAGAGAGTAAAAAAATAGCTCTTTATAATGCTGATTTGTTTAAAGGTGATTATCCTATCTTGGTTCCAAGTGGTTCTTGTACGGGGGTAATGAAGCACGATTATTTAGAGCTTTTTCATGGCGATAAAAATGAAGAAAAGATAAAAGAATTTAGTTCACGTGTCGTTGAATTGAGTGTTTATCTTGATCAAGTCTTAGGTGTTAAGTATGAAGATAAAGGCGAGCCTGTTAAGATAACTTGGCATTCAAATTGTCACGCACTTCGTGTTGCAAAAAGTATAGATAGTTCTAAGAATCTATTAAAACAGCTTAGCAATGTAGAACTTGTTGAGTTAAAATATGAAGAAGAGTGCTGCGGATTTGGTGGAACCTTTTCTGTAAAAGAGCCTGAAATTTCACATGCCATGGCTATAGAGAAAATGAATGATATAAATAATGCAGGTGTCAAGTATTTAGTCAGTGCGGATGGTGGATGTATGTTAAATATATATGGCACACTTAAACGCCAAAAATCAGATGTAAAACTAATACATCTTTATGACTTCTTATTGAACCGTATTCAAGGAGAGGCACTATGA
- a CDS encoding L-lactate permease, which produces MYSFLAFFPIIVILVMMIGFKKSSKLSLSVALAFALLISYFSFGASVTELSARVLFGFLKAFDILVIIFGAILILNTMKYSGAMNAINNGFTKITTDRRIQVIIIGWSFGAFIEGAAGFGAPAALAAPLLVGLGFPAFGAAITTLILNSSPVSYGAVGTPTFGIQQALNSFLPDPATLDAYMKDVSIYTATIHSVCALFVPFLVVAMMVKIFGKNKSFKDVLPVLPFCLLASISFIVPFFLMAKFAGFELPALLGGLISLGILVLAAKIGFLVPKDKWDFEPIEAWPDFWKAPINTSSEKKETVTQNMSLFMAWLPYVIISLVLVITRIPQFGLKDFLKSLKIEFPAIMDVSGTAYDFEYAYLPGTIPFILVAIIIIFLHKMKIEDVKSAWSVTFGQVSKAVIPLAAGVAMVYILKDFKFTYGTQEGFTMVKIMAKFFADLSGQGYIIVSPLIGILGSFFSGSNTVSNILFGGLQYETASLVGLNTQVILALQNVGGSIGHMVCINNIVAVCATVGLLGKGEGRLLTYSLLPCLFYTVLAVGVGYVLLGVI; this is translated from the coding sequence ATGTATTCTTTCTTAGCTTTTTTTCCTATTATTGTAATACTTGTTATGATGATAGGTTTTAAAAAGAGTTCAAAGCTTTCACTTAGTGTCGCTTTAGCCTTTGCTCTGCTTATTTCATATTTTTCGTTTGGTGCTAGTGTTACCGAACTTAGTGCAAGGGTTTTGTTTGGCTTTCTTAAAGCTTTTGATATACTCGTAATTATATTCGGAGCGATCCTTATATTAAATACTATGAAGTATTCAGGTGCCATGAATGCTATAAATAATGGCTTTACAAAGATTACGACAGATCGTCGTATTCAAGTAATTATTATAGGTTGGTCATTTGGTGCATTTATAGAGGGTGCAGCTGGATTTGGTGCTCCAGCAGCTTTAGCAGCTCCGCTTTTGGTGGGACTTGGCTTTCCTGCTTTTGGTGCAGCTATAACCACTCTTATCTTAAATAGTTCACCTGTTAGTTATGGTGCAGTTGGAACTCCAACTTTTGGTATCCAACAGGCTTTAAATTCTTTTTTGCCTGATCCCGCAACATTGGATGCTTATATGAAAGATGTTAGCATATATACAGCTACTATACATTCAGTCTGTGCTTTATTTGTGCCTTTTTTGGTTGTTGCTATGATGGTTAAAATTTTTGGTAAAAACAAAAGTTTTAAAGATGTGCTTCCAGTCTTACCATTTTGTTTATTAGCTAGTATTAGTTTTATAGTTCCATTTTTTTTAATGGCCAAATTTGCTGGTTTTGAGTTACCTGCGTTGCTTGGTGGTCTTATATCTTTAGGTATATTAGTTTTAGCTGCTAAAATTGGATTTTTGGTGCCAAAAGATAAATGGGATTTTGAGCCTATTGAAGCTTGGCCAGATTTTTGGAAGGCTCCTATCAATACATCTTCAGAAAAAAAAGAAACTGTTACTCAAAATATGTCACTATTTATGGCTTGGTTGCCTTATGTGATTATATCTCTTGTTCTTGTTATTACTCGTATTCCGCAATTTGGATTAAAAGATTTTTTAAAAAGCTTAAAAATAGAATTTCCAGCAATTATGGATGTTTCGGGGACAGCTTATGATTTTGAGTATGCTTATTTACCAGGAACTATACCATTTATTTTAGTTGCCATTATTATAATATTTTTACATAAAATGAAAATTGAAGATGTAAAATCTGCTTGGAGTGTTACTTTTGGACAAGTTTCAAAAGCTGTTATACCTCTGGCAGCTGGTGTTGCAATGGTTTATATTTTAAAAGATTTTAAATTTACATATGGAACCCAAGAAGGCTTTACAATGGTTAAGATTATGGCTAAGTTCTTTGCTGACTTATCAGGTCAAGGTTATATAATAGTTTCTCCATTGATAGGTATATTGGGGAGTTTCTTTTCTGGTTCTAATACTGTATCAAATATTTTATTCGGAGGTCTTCAGTATGAAACTGCTTCATTGGTGGGTTTAAACACCCAAGTTATTTTAGCATTGCAAAATGTTGGCGGTTCTATTGGACATATGGTGTGTATAAATAATATAGTTGCTGTATGTGCGACAGTTGGTCTGCTTGGTAAAGGCGAAGGAAGACTGCTTACATATAGTTTATTACCGTGTTTATTTTACACCGTTTTGGCTGTAGGTGTAGGTTATGTTTTATTAGGTGTTATATAA
- a CDS encoding efflux RND transporter periplasmic adaptor subunit, with the protein MRFIFILLIFLNFSFADEQIYANFDVLAVKDSKLVFEANGIVKKINVDVSSVVKKGDKLVLLDDLDEKIALKIAQNELENAKLVKDFKLQTLNKFKQVEDDISKYDFEKVKFDYENALIVVKKAQIAVENIKNRLSKKTLIAPFSGVIVAKNTEIGSGVIALNSSVLELVSYPEVKIVMYIDGSYIDKIKVGDEFCFDKKDGDRQVVKISTIYPIIDIKTRKFKAEAYTDGLTIGSYGEGFIKIK; encoded by the coding sequence TTGAGATTTATTTTTATATTACTTATTTTTTTAAATTTTTCTTTTGCTGATGAGCAAATATATGCAAATTTTGATGTTTTGGCCGTTAAGGATTCAAAACTCGTATTTGAAGCAAATGGAATTGTAAAAAAAATAAATGTAGATGTTTCTAGTGTTGTAAAAAAAGGTGATAAGCTTGTTTTGCTTGATGATTTAGATGAAAAAATAGCTTTAAAGATAGCGCAAAATGAGCTTGAAAATGCAAAATTGGTTAAAGATTTTAAATTACAAACTTTAAATAAATTTAAACAAGTTGAAGACGATATATCAAAATATGATTTTGAAAAGGTAAAATTTGATTATGAAAATGCTTTAATTGTTGTAAAAAAAGCTCAAATAGCGGTTGAAAATATAAAAAATAGACTTTCTAAAAAGACTCTTATTGCTCCTTTTAGTGGAGTTATAGTTGCTAAAAATACTGAAATCGGAAGTGGTGTCATAGCACTTAATTCTAGTGTGCTAGAACTCGTATCTTATCCTGAAGTTAAGATTGTAATGTATATAGATGGAAGTTATATTGACAAGATAAAAGTTGGAGATGAGTTTTGTTTTGATAAAAAAGATGGAGATAGACAAGTAGTAAAAATATCAACTATTTATCCAATAATAGATATCAAAACTAGAAAATTTAAAGCTGAAGCCTATACTGATGGTTTAACAATCGGAAGTTATGGTGAAGGTTTTATAAAAATAAAGTGA
- the fliP gene encoding flagellar type III secretion system pore protein FliP (The bacterial flagellar biogenesis protein FliP forms a type III secretion system (T3SS)-type pore required for flagellar assembly.), producing MRILFLLSVFGLFGFSADVEIPTINLSLTAPNNPTQLVTSLNVLIALTVLTLAPGLIFMMTSFLRLVIVFSFLRQAMGTQQMPPSTLLISIAMVLTFFIMEPVAKQSYENGIKPYLAEQIGYEESFDKSIKPFKEFMVRNTREKDLALFFRIRNLQNPANIDEIPLTIAMSAFAISELKTAFEIAFLLYLPFLVIDMVVSSVLMSMGMMMLPPVMISLPFKLLIFVLVDGWNLLVGNLVESFH from the coding sequence ATGAGGATACTATTTTTATTATCTGTTTTTGGTCTATTTGGATTTTCAGCTGATGTTGAAATTCCAACGATAAATTTAAGCCTAACAGCTCCAAACAACCCAACACAATTAGTAACTTCTTTAAATGTTTTAATAGCCTTAACGGTTTTAACATTAGCGCCAGGTCTTATATTTATGATGACAAGTTTTTTAAGACTTGTCATAGTGTTTTCATTTTTGCGTCAAGCTATGGGTACTCAGCAAATGCCACCTTCTACACTTTTGATATCTATAGCTATGGTTCTTACATTTTTTATAATGGAACCAGTTGCAAAGCAGAGTTATGAAAATGGAATAAAGCCTTATTTGGCAGAACAGATTGGTTATGAAGAGTCTTTTGATAAAAGTATAAAGCCGTTTAAGGAATTTATGGTTAGAAATACAAGAGAAAAAGATTTGGCACTTTTTTTTAGGATAAGAAATTTACAAAATCCAGCAAATATAGATGAAATTCCACTTACTATAGCGATGTCAGCTTTTGCGATAAGTGAGTTAAAAACAGCTTTTGAAATAGCTTTTTTGCTTTATCTGCCATTTTTAGTTATAGATATGGTTGTAAGCTCTGTTCTTATGTCTATGGGTATGATGATGTTGCCACCCGTTATGATATCACTACCTTTTAAACTACTTATTTTTGTTTTGGTTGACGGGTGGAATTTACTAGTTGGAAATTTAGTTGAAAGTTTTCACTGA
- a CDS encoding TolC family protein has translation MIRFLFLCLFCLVLNATSLKDVILNTQNSELANIKKYDVVKSELNKQNVLLGYLPSISIGGGYKTNSDEKLILRPKEINSIYAKLDFLIYDGGAREARIRALSNLNQSEIYKNDEYKNYLSLNIVRLYYNALSLVGIIKAKEGEKNYLSATLERLKSFKDAGLGSSSEYESILAKYYLSLSEELELKQKLNKIKNSINLLSNTDVSSFDFISLKEPDYNISSDKVQLKAMSKELFAIEDSIKESYSEYLPHIFLQNTFMYTKSKLGGSLNSNIAIFKSYADDLLKEDWEKNNEFMIGFKWKIFDFGSNLKKIETQRVKKAQAMLNLNYKKRENELSLKNIKQEIQNLKDKILANELYLKSSQTSLKAIDNKYKSGLVGYNDFLLSLANEFGAKSSLITAKNELEIKKAEYYFESGVDILERIGF, from the coding sequence ATGATTAGATTTTTATTTTTATGTTTATTTTGCTTGGTTTTAAATGCTACAAGTTTAAAAGATGTTATTTTAAACACTCAAAACTCAGAATTAGCAAATATAAAAAAATATGATGTTGTGAAATCTGAGTTAAATAAACAAAATGTTTTACTTGGTTATCTTCCTAGCATTTCAATAGGAGGAGGGTATAAAACAAACTCAGATGAAAAGTTGATTTTAAGACCAAAAGAGATAAATAGCATCTATGCCAAACTTGATTTTTTGATATATGATGGTGGTGCAAGAGAGGCCAGGATAAGAGCTTTGTCGAATTTAAATCAAAGTGAAATTTATAAAAATGATGAATACAAAAATTATCTATCTTTAAATATTGTTAGGCTTTATTATAATGCTTTATCTTTGGTTGGCATAATTAAAGCAAAAGAGGGTGAGAAAAACTATTTGAGTGCTACTTTGGAGCGTTTAAAATCATTTAAAGATGCTGGACTTGGTTCAAGTAGCGAGTATGAAAGTATTTTAGCTAAGTATTACCTGAGTTTAAGCGAGGAGCTTGAACTAAAACAAAAACTAAACAAAATAAAAAATTCAATCAATCTTTTATCAAATACAGATGTTTCTAGCTTTGATTTTATATCTTTAAAAGAACCTGATTATAATATTTCAAGTGATAAAGTGCAGTTAAAAGCCATGAGTAAAGAACTTTTTGCTATTGAGGATAGTATAAAAGAGTCTTATTCTGAGTATTTGCCACATATATTTTTACAAAATACATTTATGTATACAAAGAGTAAATTAGGAGGTTCTCTTAATAGTAATATTGCTATTTTTAAATCTTATGCTGATGATTTATTAAAAGAAGATTGGGAAAAAAATAATGAGTTTATGATTGGATTTAAATGGAAAATTTTTGATTTCGGATCTAATCTTAAAAAAATAGAGACTCAAAGAGTAAAAAAAGCACAAGCAATGCTTAATCTAAATTATAAAAAAAGAGAAAATGAATTAAGTTTAAAAAACATAAAACAAGAGATACAGAATTTAAAAGATAAAATACTAGCAAATGAGCTTTATTTAAAATCATCTCAAACAAGTTTAAAAGCGATAGATAATAAGTATAAATCAGGACTTGTTGGGTATAATGACTTTTTGTTATCACTTGCTAATGAATTTGGGGCTAAAAGCAGTTTGATAACAGCTAAAAATGAGCTTGAGATAAAAAAAGCTGAATATTATTTTGAAAGTGGAGTTGATATTTTAGAGAGGATAGGATTTTGA
- a CDS encoding efflux RND transporter permease subunit: protein MYKFAINRPITTLMIFLSLFVFGIISIRTMSISLFPNVEIPLVKITTFAKGDKNYINNKITKKLEDEVSSIDGIKNINSVSYDNLSVVLIEFDLEKNIEIALNDIRDKISKAGLPVKSITEKVSGSDKPIFSIFVSSKDKNTTNLMKVVDEKAITFLQRINGVGGINKVGFLKPQVNILLNPFLLNKFNLNAKDVAQIINLQNFQMPLGNLQTDDKKIVLSSDFNAKSIDELKNLRIKDGLFLKDIADVSFSYAKTDSLAIMDGKDGVMLEIKKINGINTINTIKAIKESLKDFKYLIGDELDFNIAFDESEIVLKHIKQVASDMVLGIFLTALIVFLFLRSVSSTIISTIAIPVSIIGTFFIMDILGYDINRLTLVALTLGIGIFVDDAIVVIENISKKIENGEKNPLIAGFDGVREIAFSVLGISLVLLCVFIPIAFMDGIVGRYFNSFAISVAGGIVVSFFVCIMLIPALCTRFLNTKKSYFYNKSSFLFEALDNSYGKVLDLILKFKVIFIIITFCIFAFCISFAGKVGIDFMPSEDNSEFNIFIKADPSSSIDFMQDKLQPIINTIKEDKRIEYFYTLVGYDDAKQAYKAKIYAHLVPVSKRNQRQKDIMADYRSKLDFSDLNISITDLPIVDTGDNEPIQVIVTGDSFDELENIFLKVKKMLTDFGGVIDIKSKNEDKSEQIKISMDREKLSKLHISKYEVATIINTSFSQNTISLYDNGVNQYDIVIGFDDKFKKDIQELKKIRVKNAFGEFFTLDNIANFEIKKDILFIPRYNKQNELKILANLDNIPLGNVSAYLDKNMPEILPQGYSKKYTGFIKLMKNTNEAFIFTISLSALLIYMILAALYESFVLPFVIMISMPLAFAGVVVGLLMSGNSFSLFVMVGSILLFGMVGKNAILVVDFANKYANSGIDLNEAIKKAGIMRLHAILMTTFAMIFAMLPLAISKGAGYEANSPMSIAIISGLISSTILTLLIVPALFSFAYKLDKYFKRFYEREKI from the coding sequence GTGTATAAATTTGCTATAAATAGACCAATTACTACTTTGATGATTTTTTTATCACTTTTTGTTTTTGGAATTATATCTATAAGAACAATGAGCATAAGTTTGTTTCCCAATGTTGAAATTCCGCTTGTTAAAATTACAACATTTGCAAAAGGCGATAAAAACTATATAAATAACAAAATTACAAAAAAACTTGAAGATGAAGTTTCTTCAATAGATGGTATTAAAAATATAAATTCTGTTAGTTATGATAACCTAAGCGTTGTTTTAATTGAGTTTGATCTTGAAAAAAATATTGAAATAGCTTTAAATGATATAAGGGATAAAATTTCAAAAGCTGGTTTGCCAGTAAAAAGTATAACAGAAAAAGTATCTGGTTCCGATAAGCCAATTTTTAGTATTTTTGTAAGTTCTAAAGATAAAAATACAACAAATTTAATGAAAGTTGTAGATGAAAAAGCTATAACATTTTTGCAAAGAATAAATGGGGTAGGTGGAATAAATAAAGTAGGATTTTTAAAGCCACAAGTAAATATCTTACTAAATCCATTTTTATTAAATAAGTTTAATTTAAATGCTAAAGATGTGGCACAAATCATAAATTTACAAAATTTTCAAATGCCTCTTGGTAATTTGCAAACAGATGATAAAAAAATAGTTTTAAGTTCTGATTTTAATGCAAAAAGTATAGATGAGCTAAAAAATTTAAGAATCAAAGATGGCTTGTTTTTAAAAGATATAGCTGATGTCTCCTTTTCTTATGCAAAAACAGATAGTCTGGCGATTATGGATGGTAAAGATGGTGTTATGCTTGAAATTAAAAAAATAAACGGCATAAATACAATAAATACAATAAAAGCCATAAAAGAAAGTTTAAAAGATTTTAAATATTTGATTGGTGATGAACTTGATTTTAATATAGCTTTTGATGAGAGTGAGATTGTCTTAAAACATATAAAGCAAGTGGCTTCTGATATGGTTCTTGGTATTTTTCTTACTGCTTTGATAGTTTTTTTATTTTTAAGAAGTGTTTCATCAACTATAATATCAACTATTGCAATTCCTGTGAGTATTATAGGGACATTTTTTATAATGGATATTTTAGGTTATGACATAAACCGCTTAACTCTTGTAGCTTTGACGCTCGGGATTGGTATATTTGTCGATGATGCTATAGTTGTCATTGAAAATATATCAAAGAAAATAGAAAATGGTGAAAAAAATCCACTTATAGCTGGTTTTGATGGTGTTCGTGAGATAGCATTTAGTGTTCTTGGAATATCATTAGTGTTACTTTGTGTCTTTATTCCGATAGCATTTATGGATGGTATTGTTGGTAGATATTTTAACTCTTTTGCTATTAGTGTTGCTGGTGGAATTGTTGTTTCTTTTTTTGTTTGTATAATGCTTATCCCGGCACTTTGCACTAGATTTTTAAATACAAAAAAAAGTTATTTTTATAATAAAAGTAGTTTTTTATTTGAAGCTTTGGATAATTCATATGGTAAGGTTTTAGATCTTATTTTGAAATTTAAGGTTATTTTTATAATTATTACTTTTTGTATATTTGCTTTTTGTATATCGTTTGCAGGAAAAGTTGGTATTGATTTTATGCCAAGTGAAGATAATAGCGAGTTTAATATTTTCATAAAAGCAGACCCAAGTTCATCAATTGACTTCATGCAAGATAAATTACAACCTATCATAAATACAATCAAAGAGGATAAACGTATTGAGTATTTTTATACACTTGTTGGTTATGATGATGCAAAACAAGCTTATAAGGCTAAAATCTATGCTCATTTGGTTCCTGTATCTAAAAGAAATCAAAGACAAAAAGATATAATGGCTGATTATAGAAGTAAACTTGATTTTTCTGATTTAAATATCAGCATTACTGATTTGCCTATAGTTGATACCGGTGATAATGAACCTATTCAGGTTATAGTTACTGGCGATAGTTTTGATGAGCTTGAAAATATATTTTTAAAAGTCAAAAAAATGCTTACTGATTTTGGTGGCGTTATTGATATAAAAAGCAAAAATGAAGATAAAAGCGAGCAGATAAAAATCAGCATGGACAGAGAAAAGCTTTCAAAACTTCACATTAGTAAATACGAAGTAGCTACGATAATCAACACATCTTTTTCTCAAAATACTATAAGTTTGTATGATAATGGTGTTAATCAATATGATATCGTGATAGGATTTGATGATAAGTTTAAAAAAGATATACAAGAGCTTAAGAAAATAAGAGTAAAAAATGCTTTTGGCGAATTTTTTACTTTAGATAATATCGCTAATTTTGAGATAAAAAAAGATATTTTGTTTATACCAAGATATAACAAACAAAATGAATTAAAAATTTTAGCAAATTTGGACAATATACCGCTTGGTAATGTATCTGCATATCTTGATAAAAATATGCCTGAGATTTTACCGCAAGGATATAGCAAGAAATATACCGGTTTTATTAAGCTTATGAAAAATACAAATGAGGCTTTTATCTTTACTATAAGCCTTAGCGCATTACTTATTTATATGATACTTGCCGCTCTTTATGAGAGTTTTGTTTTGCCATTTGTTATCATGATATCTATGCCTCTTGCTTTTGCTGGAGTTGTTGTTGGACTTTTAATGAGTGGAAATTCTTTTAGTCTTTTTGTTATGGTTGGTTCTATTTTGCTTTTTGGCATGGTTGGTAAAAATGCTATTTTAGTAGTTGATTTTGCCAATAAATATGCAAATAGCGGAATTGATTTAAATGAAGCTATAAAAAAAGCAGGAATTATGAGGCTTCATGCGATTTTGATGACAACTTTTGCCATGATATTTGCTATGCTTCCACTTGCTATTTCAAAAGGTGCTGGTTATGAAGCAAACTCGCCTATGTCTATAGCTATAATATCAGGCCTTATAAGCTCTACTATATTAACACTTTTGATAGTTCCAGCACTTTTTTCATTTGCGTATAAGCTAGATAAATACTTTAAAAGATTTTACGAACGAGAAAAAATATAG
- a CDS encoding DMT family transporter, whose product MKNLVLVTFIWAFSFSLIGEFLAGKIDSYFFVLVRVALASIVFLPFTKFKNIPLKLSFSIMFIGAIQIGLMYLFYYNSFLYLSVAEVALFTIFTPFYVTLVYDAFSLKFKKLYLVSIGIAFLGAFIIKYDGINNNSLKGFLLVQGANLCFGAGQSLYKILIEKFNGFNQRDIFGYFHFGAFIVVLIAFALFGNFEKVNPNLTQTLTLIWLGVVASGIGYFLWNKGACDVDSGVLAIMNNALIPAAILVNLLFWQKDTDLFKLIIGSSILYISLIIHNKIIKYYNTNVN is encoded by the coding sequence GTGAAAAATTTAGTTCTAGTTACTTTTATATGGGCTTTTAGTTTTAGCTTGATAGGTGAGTTTCTAGCTGGAAAGATAGATAGCTATTTTTTTGTTCTTGTTCGTGTTGCTTTGGCTAGTATTGTTTTTTTGCCATTTACAAAATTTAAAAATATACCATTAAAATTATCTTTTAGTATTATGTTTATAGGTGCTATTCAGATTGGTTTGATGTATTTGTTTTATTATAATTCTTTTTTGTATTTAAGTGTTGCAGAAGTAGCTTTATTTACTATTTTTACCCCATTTTATGTTACTTTGGTTTATGATGCTTTTTCTTTGAAATTTAAAAAATTATATTTAGTTAGTATAGGTATCGCTTTTTTGGGAGCATTTATTATCAAATATGACGGCATAAATAATAATTCATTAAAAGGTTTTTTGTTAGTTCAGGGTGCAAACTTATGCTTTGGAGCAGGTCAGAGCCTATATAAAATTTTAATTGAAAAATTTAATGGATTTAATCAAAGGGATATATTTGGATATTTTCATTTTGGTGCTTTTATAGTTGTTTTGATAGCATTTGCTTTATTTGGGAATTTTGAAAAAGTAAATCCAAATTTAACTCAGACTTTAACATTGATTTGGCTTGGCGTTGTTGCAAGTGGAATAGGTTATTTTTTATGGAATAAAGGCGCTTGTGATGTTGATAGCGGAGTTTTGGCTATTATGAATAATGCTTTAATACCGGCTGCTATATTGGTAAATTTATTATTTTGGCAAAAAGACACAGATTTGTTTAAATTAATTATAGGTAGTTCTATTCTTTATATTTCACTTATAATTCACAATAAAATTATTAAATATTACAATACAAATGTAAATTAA
- a CDS encoding flagellar motor protein MotB: MAKKIDPSECPKCMPEWLAAFGDLMSLLLCFFVLLLSMSTMDAKKLEMAVGSLAGAMSVLEGGARPETQKEQEIELQSKIKKEKIQSQSENSFSQAVKAINELLNATGSPEVVMKDSEDGFIIRLPASLLFEHGKAEIQSDDAKLFIKRISMIATKLPPYIDINVVGHTDDLEPDLNSIYKNNWQLSTARAMSVVDELLKDGVEAKKLIASGRASYEPIALNSTQEGRVQNNRVEIKFISLDKEKKEAARKSILD; encoded by the coding sequence ATGGCAAAAAAAATAGATCCAAGCGAATGCCCAAAATGTATGCCTGAATGGCTTGCTGCATTTGGTGATTTGATGTCACTTTTGCTATGCTTTTTTGTATTGTTATTATCAATGAGTACTATGGATGCAAAAAAGCTTGAAATGGCTGTTGGTTCTTTAGCAGGAGCTATGAGTGTCTTAGAAGGCGGTGCAAGGCCGGAAACTCAAAAAGAACAAGAGATAGAGCTTCAATCTAAAATCAAAAAAGAAAAGATTCAATCACAATCAGAAAATAGCTTTTCTCAAGCTGTAAAGGCTATAAATGAGCTTTTGAATGCTACTGGCTCTCCTGAGGTTGTTATGAAAGATAGCGAGGACGGTTTTATTATTCGATTACCTGCTAGTTTATTGTTTGAGCATGGTAAGGCTGAGATACAAAGTGACGATGCAAAATTGTTTATAAAACGCATTTCTATGATAGCAACAAAGTTGCCACCATATATTGATATAAATGTTGTTGGTCATACTGATGATTTAGAGCCGGATCTTAATTCTATTTATAAAAACAATTGGCAGTTGTCAACAGCTCGTGCAATGAGTGTTGTTGATGAATTATTAAAAGATGGTGTTGAGGCAAAAAAGCTAATAGCATCAGGAAGAGCATCTTATGAGCCCATAGCCCTAAACTCAACACAAGAGGGTAGAGTTCAAAATAATAGAGTAGAGATAAAGTTTATATCCTTGGATAAAGAGAAAAAAGAAGCTGCTCGTAAAAGTATATTGGATTAA